In Cyanobium sp. AMD-g, one genomic interval encodes:
- a CDS encoding SpoIID/LytB domain-containing protein, with protein sequence MTRCRSRPPVSLLRFGWRAGLPLALLPAAVAAPIPLEARAPAPVVRVLLQEAPSLELEAGSAALRLGDGAGRTLLELAPGDRLQLVRSGAALEARLQGRAGSPRRLSLPSGQAWIEPTQSQAGGSEPMLTLQQRRYRGRLLVRSEGDRLQAINLIDVESYLPSVVGSEMPASWPLAALRAQAVAARTYALRQRRPAAPFDLKATVASQVYKGVESETDSTREAVRSTRSQVLVHGSALINAVFHSSSGGLTENSGEIWRQQLPYLVSVPDFDQASPVHAWQLRIEPDRLARAFREIDGAFRIEVLATTSSGRIRQARVTGPGGTLLLTGAELRQRLGLRSTLARFDFEAPRSAPFPPPLPSLQGMFTPEGIRSLASGLVQAPWQSPRPPAAPTLLVSGRGYGHGVGMSQWGAYGLALRGEDYRQILQHYYQGARILPYTSL encoded by the coding sequence ATGACCCGTTGTCGCTCGCGCCCACCCGTGTCCTTGCTCCGCTTCGGATGGCGCGCCGGCCTGCCCCTGGCGCTGCTCCCAGCCGCCGTGGCGGCGCCGATACCCCTCGAGGCCAGGGCGCCGGCCCCTGTGGTGCGGGTGCTGCTGCAGGAAGCCCCCAGCCTGGAGCTGGAGGCCGGCAGCGCCGCCCTGCGCCTGGGCGATGGGGCTGGACGCACCCTGCTGGAGCTGGCCCCGGGGGACCGGCTGCAGTTGGTCCGCAGCGGCGCGGCCCTGGAGGCAAGGCTTCAGGGACGGGCCGGCAGCCCACGGCGGTTGTCGTTGCCATCGGGTCAGGCCTGGATCGAACCCACCCAGTCCCAGGCCGGCGGCAGCGAGCCCATGCTGACCCTGCAGCAGCGCCGCTACCGCGGCCGGCTGCTGGTGCGCAGCGAGGGCGATCGTCTGCAGGCGATCAACCTGATCGATGTCGAGAGCTACCTGCCCAGCGTGGTGGGCAGCGAGATGCCGGCCAGCTGGCCGCTCGCGGCCCTGCGGGCCCAGGCGGTGGCGGCCCGCACCTATGCCCTGCGGCAGCGCCGACCGGCGGCCCCCTTCGACCTCAAGGCCACGGTGGCCAGCCAGGTCTACAAGGGGGTCGAGAGCGAAACCGACTCCACCCGTGAGGCGGTGCGCAGCACCCGCTCCCAGGTGCTGGTGCACGGTTCCGCCCTGATCAACGCGGTCTTCCACAGCAGCAGTGGTGGCCTGACCGAAAACAGCGGCGAGATCTGGCGCCAGCAGCTCCCCTATCTGGTGAGCGTGCCCGATTTCGACCAGGCCAGCCCGGTCCACGCCTGGCAGTTGCGCATTGAGCCCGACAGGCTGGCCAGGGCCTTCCGGGAAATCGATGGGGCCTTCCGCATCGAGGTGCTCGCCACCACCAGCTCCGGCCGCATCCGCCAGGCCCGGGTGACGGGACCTGGCGGCACGCTGCTGCTCACCGGCGCCGAACTGCGGCAGCGGCTGGGGCTGCGCAGCACCCTGGCCCGCTTCGACTTCGAGGCCCCCAGGTCCGCCCCCTTCCCTCCCCCGCTGCCCTCCCTGCAGGGGATGTTCACCCCCGAGGGGATCCGCTCCCTGGCCTCCGGCCTGGTCCAGGCCCCCTGGCAGAGTCCCCGGCCACCGGCGGCGCCAACGCTGCTGGTCAGCGGCCGCGGCTATGGCCATGGGGTGGGCATGAGCCAGTGGGGCGCCTACGGGCTGGCCCTGCGCGGCGAGGATTACCGCCAGATCCTGCAGCACTACTACCAGGGGGCCCGGATCCTCCCCTACACCTCCCTTTGA
- a CDS encoding glucosamine-6-phosphate deaminase, giving the protein MRHGSPSSTSSSITPVVLTDAAGVAERVATLLLADRLHPQRPLGLATGRTMEPVYGALARRMARLKAPQAAMVRDSWCSFNLDEYVGLAPQDPTSFAATMARQLVAPLGLDPERVRLPDGQAADPEAEARRYGAAVSAAGGIGLQLLGLGLNGHVGFNEPPSDPAVACRCVVLSGHTRRQNAGGFGGDPGAVPRQAITLGLAEILSARRVLLVVTGAEKAAILRRTLEEPPSAELPASWLQHHPALTVIADADAMLS; this is encoded by the coding sequence TTGAGGCACGGCTCCCCCTCTTCCACCAGCTCCTCCATCACGCCCGTCGTTCTGACCGATGCGGCGGGGGTGGCCGAACGGGTGGCGACCCTGCTGCTGGCGGATCGGCTGCACCCACAGCGGCCCCTCGGGCTGGCGACCGGACGCACCATGGAGCCCGTATATGGGGCCCTGGCCCGTCGGATGGCTCGGCTGAAAGCCCCTCAGGCGGCCATGGTGCGCGACAGCTGGTGCAGCTTCAACCTGGACGAGTACGTGGGGCTGGCGCCGCAGGATCCCACCTCCTTCGCCGCCACCATGGCCCGCCAGCTGGTGGCGCCCCTCGGCCTGGACCCCGAGCGGGTGCGGCTCCCCGATGGTCAGGCCGCCGATCCGGAGGCCGAAGCCCGTCGTTATGGCGCCGCCGTGAGCGCGGCCGGTGGCATCGGCCTGCAACTGCTGGGCCTAGGCCTCAACGGCCACGTGGGCTTCAACGAACCCCCCTCGGACCCTGCGGTGGCCTGCCGCTGTGTGGTGCTCAGCGGCCACACCCGCCGCCAGAACGCTGGCGGCTTCGGCGGCGACCCCGGTGCCGTCCCCCGGCAGGCCATCACCCTGGGACTGGCCGAAATCCTCTCGGCCCGCCGGGTGCTGCTGGTGGTCACCGGGGCCGAGAAGGCGGCCATCCTGCGCCGCACCCTGGAGGAGCCCCCTTCCGCGGAGCTGCCCGCCAGCTGGCTGCAGCACCATCCCGCCCTCACCGTGATCGCCGACGCCGACGCCATGCTCAGCTGA
- a CDS encoding YebC/PmpR family DNA-binding transcriptional regulator, with protein MAGHSKWAQIKRTKAVVDAKRGALFTRLGREITVAARGGADPAGNFQLRTAIEKAKVAGLPNANIDRAVAKGSGQGGAGADLFEAVRYEGYGAGGVAVLVEALTDNRNRTAADLRLAFGKHGGNLGETGCVSYLFEQRAVVRLALPEADEESLLERLLALEERHGTAAAGYAIDADGVDVFGAFADLEVLQDGLRNLGLPLAGWEHRWIASLPCRLEDGGVLAACLRMLDVLEDLDDVRSVTTNLEADEALMEAVLLS; from the coding sequence ATGGCCGGCCACAGCAAATGGGCCCAGATCAAACGCACCAAGGCGGTGGTGGATGCGAAGCGGGGGGCCCTGTTCACCCGGCTGGGGCGGGAGATCACCGTGGCGGCCCGCGGTGGTGCCGACCCCGCCGGTAACTTCCAGCTCCGCACCGCCATCGAGAAGGCCAAGGTGGCGGGACTGCCCAACGCCAACATCGACCGGGCCGTGGCCAAGGGCAGCGGCCAGGGTGGTGCTGGCGCCGACCTGTTTGAGGCGGTGCGCTACGAGGGCTATGGCGCCGGCGGCGTTGCCGTGCTGGTGGAGGCCCTCACCGACAATCGCAACCGCACCGCCGCCGACCTGCGGCTGGCCTTTGGTAAGCATGGCGGCAATCTCGGCGAGACCGGTTGCGTCAGCTATCTGTTCGAGCAGCGGGCCGTGGTGCGGCTGGCCCTGCCCGAAGCTGACGAGGAGAGCCTGCTGGAGCGGCTGCTGGCCCTGGAGGAGCGGCACGGAACGGCGGCGGCGGGCTACGCCATCGACGCGGACGGAGTTGATGTGTTCGGGGCCTTTGCCGACCTGGAAGTCCTCCAGGACGGACTGAGAAATCTGGGCCTGCCGCTGGCGGGCTGGGAGCACCGTTGGATCGCCTCGCTGCCCTGCCGCCTCGAGGACGGGGGCGTGTTGGCCGCCTGTCTGCGCATGCTGGATGTGCTCGAAGATCTCGACGACGTGCGCAGCGTCACCACCAATCTCGAAGCGGACGAGGCCCTGATGGAAGCGGTCTTGCTCAGCTGA
- the truB gene encoding tRNA pseudouridine(55) synthase TruB: MKEGSTRLPPSPPSRHGCGFLVLDKPAGLTSHDVVARVRRASGLRRVGHGGTLDPAVTGVLPIALGPATRLLPYLPGDKTYRGTVQLGLCTSTDDLEGEVLAQLPVPPLGPEELERALAAFRGEILQVPPQVSAVHVDGQRAYARVRAGEALALAARPVVIHGLDLLGWDAASGRLDLEVRCSAGTYVRALARDLGEALGCGGALASLRRTAALGFGLHQAISMERLASGPMPPLLNPLDVLVDLPRQRLDPAQLSPWRCGRALPRTVEQLPEGAVAVLTPDGSLAGIARADGKGLLLPRLVFDATG, encoded by the coding sequence ATGAAGGAAGGTTCCACCAGGCTGCCGCCTTCGCCCCCGTCACGCCACGGCTGCGGCTTCCTGGTGCTCGACAAACCTGCCGGCCTGACCTCCCACGACGTCGTCGCCCGGGTGCGGCGGGCCTCCGGGCTGCGCCGGGTTGGCCATGGCGGCACCCTGGATCCGGCGGTCACCGGCGTGTTGCCGATCGCCCTGGGGCCGGCCACCCGGTTGCTGCCCTATCTCCCCGGCGACAAGACCTACCGCGGCACGGTGCAACTGGGGCTGTGCACCAGCACGGACGACCTCGAGGGTGAGGTGCTGGCGCAGCTGCCCGTGCCACCTCTCGGCCCCGAGGAGCTGGAGCGGGCCCTGGCGGCCTTCCGGGGGGAGATCCTGCAGGTTCCCCCCCAGGTCTCCGCCGTCCATGTCGATGGCCAGCGGGCCTACGCCCGGGTGCGGGCGGGGGAAGCGCTGGCCCTGGCGGCCCGACCGGTGGTGATCCATGGCCTCGACCTGCTCGGCTGGGATGCCGCCAGCGGCCGCCTGGACCTGGAGGTGCGTTGTTCCGCCGGCACCTATGTGCGCGCCCTGGCGAGGGACCTGGGGGAGGCCCTGGGCTGCGGCGGAGCCCTGGCCAGCCTGCGCCGCACCGCCGCCCTCGGTTTCGGCCTGCACCAGGCCATTTCCATGGAGCGCCTGGCGAGCGGCCCCATGCCCCCCCTGCTGAATCCCCTCGATGTGCTGGTGGATCTGCCGCGGCAGCGTCTTGATCCGGCCCAGCTCTCGCCATGGCGTTGCGGCCGTGCGCTGCCCCGTACGGTGGAACAGTTGCCTGAGGGGGCGGTCGCCGTGCTCACGCCGGATGGCAGTCTGGCGGGCATTGCCCGTGCCGACGGCAAGGGCCTGCTCCTGCCCCGGCTGGTGTTCGACGCCACCGGTTGA
- a CDS encoding queuosine precursor transporter — MTLQDRREVAFLVLAGIFLGTMGMLNILGLTRFLTLGSIGSFPIIVAIGALPYPVTFLCTDLISEIWGERRASQVVWVGLMLNGWIVLVLWLGGILPGLDGFGGVAGLPLDTQADGVPVFFEVRRLAFGAVGASMAAYMAAQFTDVRLFHFWKRFSNGKALWLRNNGSTLISQIVDTSAVVLISHYAAHVLPIRAGEPVLPQLGVFIASGYVFKLVAALADTLPFYLLVGWLRRYLEVPGDGTELGEVPLT; from the coding sequence ATGACCCTGCAGGACCGGCGCGAGGTGGCCTTTCTGGTGCTGGCCGGCATCTTCCTGGGGACCATGGGCATGCTGAACATCCTCGGTCTGACCCGGTTCCTGACCCTGGGCAGCATCGGCTCCTTCCCGATCATCGTGGCGATCGGGGCCCTGCCGTACCCCGTGACCTTTCTGTGCACCGACCTGATCAGCGAGATCTGGGGCGAGCGACGCGCCTCCCAGGTGGTGTGGGTGGGTCTGATGCTCAACGGCTGGATCGTGCTGGTGCTCTGGCTAGGGGGCATCCTGCCGGGTCTGGACGGGTTCGGTGGGGTGGCGGGGCTGCCTCTCGACACCCAGGCCGACGGGGTGCCGGTGTTCTTTGAGGTGCGGCGGCTGGCTTTCGGGGCGGTGGGGGCCTCCATGGCCGCCTACATGGCCGCCCAGTTCACCGACGTGCGCCTGTTCCATTTCTGGAAGCGCTTCAGCAACGGCAAGGCCCTGTGGCTGCGCAACAACGGCTCCACCCTGATCAGCCAGATCGTGGACACCTCGGCCGTGGTGCTGATCAGCCACTACGCCGCCCATGTGCTGCCGATCAGGGCCGGTGAGCCCGTGCTGCCCCAGCTGGGCGTGTTCATCGCCAGCGGCTATGTGTTCAAGCTGGTGGCGGCCCTGGCGGACACCCTGCCCTTCTACCTGCTGGTGGGCTGGCTGAGGAGATATCTGGAGGTGCCTGGCGACGGCACCGAACTGGGAGAGGTGCCCCTGACCTAG
- the rpmA gene encoding 50S ribosomal protein L27: protein MAHKKGTGSTRNGRDSNSKRLGVKRYGGETVSAGSILIRQRGTSVIPGVNVGRGSDDTLFALVDGVVSFESIKRGLRNRKRINIAVAA from the coding sequence ATGGCCCACAAGAAAGGCACAGGTTCCACCCGTAACGGCCGCGACTCCAACTCCAAGCGCCTCGGCGTCAAGCGCTACGGCGGCGAAACCGTCAGCGCCGGTTCGATCCTGATCCGTCAGCGCGGCACCTCCGTGATCCCCGGCGTCAACGTCGGTCGCGGTTCTGATGACACCCTGTTCGCCCTGGTGGACGGCGTGGTCAGCTTCGAATCGATCAAGCGCGGCCTGCGCAACCGCAAGCGCATCAACATCGCCGTGGCCGCCTAG
- the rplU gene encoding 50S ribosomal protein L21: MTQAPQQDLPSAAATGAATTDTTGAYAIVEASGQQFWLQTDRYVDLDRLSADVDSTVTLENVLLVKDASGTTLGQPYVAGATVELKVMAHRRGQKIIVYKMRPKKKTRRKNGHRQELTRVMVQSIKVGGKAIV; this comes from the coding sequence ATGACCCAAGCCCCCCAGCAGGACCTCCCCAGCGCCGCCGCGACAGGAGCCGCGACGACGGACACCACCGGTGCCTACGCCATCGTTGAAGCCTCCGGTCAGCAATTCTGGCTGCAGACGGATCGCTACGTCGATCTCGACCGCCTCAGCGCCGACGTCGACAGCACCGTCACTCTGGAGAACGTGCTTCTTGTGAAGGACGCGTCCGGCACCACCCTGGGCCAGCCCTACGTGGCGGGCGCCACCGTGGAACTCAAGGTGATGGCCCATCGCCGCGGCCAGAAGATCATCGTTTACAAGATGCGTCCCAAGAAGAAGACCCGCCGCAAGAACGGTCACCGCCAGGAACTCACCCGCGTGATGGTTCAGTCCATCAAGGTGGGCGGCAAGGCGATCGTCTGA
- a CDS encoding circadian clock protein KaiA, protein MPQPVLNILTLIQTPALAEACAQLLKGGRYQLVALDPTTDPLAQLEQRCEDVDGLLLEEGAVVESFFGTMHERGLELPAVLIGPVRGDVLFHGAEVRLPPDQLEQLSYSLDAAISRFLRSHTPPSSSERQATTPDGWKLSNRLNGRLGYLSVYYKRDPSRFLRNLEAEERKELLDSLRRSYRDLLISYFKNPAAANQAIESFVNTAFFADLPITKMVEIHVNLIEEFWKQLMLKGQKNDFLQDYRLALLDVMAHLCEMYRRSIPADVPIVPAPMPEATSPSA, encoded by the coding sequence ATGCCCCAACCCGTCCTCAACATTCTCACCCTCATCCAGACCCCTGCCCTGGCCGAGGCCTGCGCCCAGTTGCTCAAGGGCGGGCGCTACCAGTTGGTGGCTCTCGACCCCACCACCGACCCCCTCGCCCAGCTGGAGCAGCGCTGTGAGGACGTCGACGGACTTTTGCTCGAGGAGGGTGCCGTGGTGGAAAGCTTTTTCGGGACCATGCACGAACGGGGGCTCGAGCTGCCAGCCGTGCTGATCGGCCCCGTCAGGGGCGACGTGTTGTTCCATGGGGCGGAAGTCCGCCTGCCCCCCGATCAGTTGGAGCAGCTGAGCTACAGCCTCGATGCGGCCATTTCCCGGTTTCTGCGCAGCCACACCCCGCCGTCCAGCAGCGAACGACAGGCCACCACCCCCGATGGCTGGAAACTGTCAAACCGGCTGAACGGTCGTCTCGGGTATCTCAGCGTCTACTACAAGCGGGACCCCTCCCGCTTCCTGCGCAACCTGGAAGCCGAGGAGCGCAAGGAGCTGCTCGACTCGCTGCGACGCAGCTATCGGGATCTGCTGATCAGCTACTTCAAGAATCCGGCTGCGGCCAACCAGGCGATCGAAAGCTTCGTAAACACAGCCTTCTTTGCCGATCTGCCGATCACCAAAATGGTCGAAATCCACGTGAATCTGATTGAAGAGTTCTGGAAACAGCTCATGCTGAAAGGACAGAAGAACGATTTCCTGCAGGACTACCGCCTGGCCCTCCTTGACGTCATGGCCCACCTCTGCGAAATGTATCGGCGCTCCATTCCTGCGGACGTGCCGATCGTGCCGGCCCCCATGCCCGAAGCCACCAGCCCCTCCGCTTAA
- the kaiB gene encoding circadian clock protein KaiB has protein sequence MTFRKTYILKLYVAGNTPNSMRALKTLRDILESEFRGVYALKVIDVLKNPQLAEEDKILATPTLAKILPPPVRRIIGDLSDRDRVLIGLDLLYEELSDEDFKLDIDDLEAGGEASPPESS, from the coding sequence ATGACTTTTCGCAAGACTTACATCCTCAAACTTTATGTGGCTGGCAACACGCCCAATTCCATGCGGGCCCTGAAAACGCTCCGCGACATCCTCGAGTCCGAGTTCCGTGGGGTCTATGCCCTGAAGGTGATCGACGTCCTCAAGAATCCGCAATTGGCGGAGGAGGACAAGATCCTGGCCACACCCACCCTGGCGAAGATCCTGCCCCCACCCGTGCGCCGGATCATCGGCGATCTGTCCGACCGGGATCGGGTGTTGATCGGCCTCGATCTGCTTTACGAAGAACTCTCGGACGAGGACTTCAAACTGGACATCGACGATCTCGAAGCAGGCGGTGAAGCTTCTCCGCCCGAATCCTCCTGA
- the kaiC gene encoding circadian clock protein KaiC — MPDPNDHDLSTNRMQMQKLPTGIEGFDDICHGGLPIGRSTLISGTSGTGKTVFSLNFLCNGIRQFNEHGIFVTFEESPLDILRNASSFGWNLQEMVEQNKLFVLDASPDPDGQEVSGSFDLSGLIERIHYAIRKYKAKRVAIDSITAVFQQYDAISVVRREIFRLISRLKEIGVTTVMTTERIDEYGPIARYGVEEFVSDNVVILRNVLEGERRRRTVEVLKLRGTTHMKGEFPFTMGGHGISVFPLGAMRLTQRSSNVRLSSGVPRLDEMCGGGFFKDSVILATGATGTGKTLLVSKFVEDACRSKERAILFAYEESRSQLLRNATSWGIDFEQMEQDGLLKIICAYPESTGLEDHLQIIKTEISEFKPSRMAIDSLSALARGVSHNAFRQFVIGVTGYAKQEEIAGFFTNTSEEFMGSHSITDSHISTITDTILLLQYVEIRGEMARALNVFKMRGSWHDKGIREFVITGNGPEIKDSFANFERIISGVPHRITTDERADLGRIMRSVDGER; from the coding sequence ATGCCGGATCCCAACGACCACGACCTCAGCACCAACCGGATGCAGATGCAGAAGCTGCCCACGGGAATCGAAGGCTTTGATGACATCTGCCATGGCGGTCTGCCGATTGGTCGATCGACCCTGATCAGCGGCACCTCAGGAACCGGTAAAACGGTCTTTTCGTTGAATTTTCTCTGCAACGGGATCCGCCAGTTCAACGAACACGGCATCTTCGTCACCTTCGAGGAATCGCCTCTCGACATCCTTCGCAATGCCTCCAGCTTCGGCTGGAATCTGCAGGAGATGGTGGAGCAGAACAAGCTGTTTGTGCTGGATGCTTCCCCGGATCCCGACGGCCAGGAGGTTTCCGGAAGTTTCGACCTTTCCGGCCTGATCGAACGCATCCATTACGCGATTCGCAAATACAAAGCGAAGCGGGTGGCCATCGACTCCATCACTGCCGTCTTCCAGCAGTACGACGCCATCTCCGTGGTGCGCAGGGAGATCTTCCGGTTGATCTCCCGGCTCAAGGAGATCGGCGTCACCACCGTGATGACCACCGAACGCATCGACGAATACGGGCCCATCGCCCGCTACGGCGTCGAGGAATTCGTCTCCGACAACGTGGTGATCCTGCGCAACGTGCTGGAAGGGGAACGGCGCCGCCGCACGGTGGAGGTGCTCAAGCTCCGTGGCACCACCCACATGAAAGGGGAGTTTCCCTTCACCATGGGTGGCCACGGCATCAGTGTGTTCCCACTGGGGGCGATGCGCCTCACCCAGCGCTCCTCCAATGTGCGCCTGAGCTCCGGTGTGCCCCGGCTCGATGAGATGTGCGGCGGCGGATTCTTCAAGGACTCCGTCATCCTGGCGACCGGTGCCACCGGCACCGGCAAGACCCTGCTGGTCAGCAAGTTCGTCGAGGATGCCTGCCGCAGCAAGGAACGGGCCATCCTGTTTGCCTACGAGGAATCCCGCTCCCAGCTACTGCGCAATGCCACCAGCTGGGGCATTGATTTTGAGCAGATGGAGCAGGACGGTCTGCTCAAGATCATCTGCGCCTATCCGGAGTCCACCGGCCTGGAGGATCACCTGCAGATCATCAAGACGGAGATCAGCGAGTTCAAGCCGTCCCGGATGGCGATCGATTCCCTCTCCGCCCTCGCCAGGGGCGTCAGCCACAACGCCTTCAGACAGTTCGTGATCGGCGTGACGGGGTATGCGAAGCAAGAGGAGATTGCAGGCTTTTTCACCAACACCTCCGAGGAGTTCATGGGCAGCCACTCGATCACCGACTCCCACATCTCCACCATCACCGACACCATCCTGCTGCTGCAGTATGTGGAGATCCGCGGCGAAATGGCCCGGGCCCTGAACGTGTTCAAGATGCGCGGTTCCTGGCATGACAAGGGCATCCGCGAGTTCGTGATCACCGGGAACGGTCCGGAGATCAAGGATTCCTTCGCCAACTTCGAGCGCATCATCAGCGGTGTTCCCCATCGCATCACCACCGATGAAAGGGCCGACCTCGGGCGCATCATGCGCAGCGTGGACGGGGAGCGCTGA
- a CDS encoding ATP-binding protein, with protein sequence MTLSDPGQARTGTAPEDSLNQWRARLRRWWAEFSLQTKLLAVATLVVSLLMTGITFLALNGIQRDARMSDTRFARDLGLLLSANVTPLVAEGNDRELASVAERFWQSSRSLRYIFFADSDGVIYLGIPMGGSTGMGERLLSRRLELPADIQRRPDNPLIRQHLTPDGQVTDVFVPMVSDGRYLGVVALGINPNETLLASAALTREVTVAVFISIWVLVILGSVFNALTITQPVKELLRGVRSIAGGNFETRIALPVGGELGELLNGFNTMASQLEVYKAANIEELTAAQVKQQSLIATMADGAVLLDAEGHIVLANPTARRLFRWEGRNLEGSELAGELPDRLAMELHDPLESLILNERDNTEVRCSFGDPSRTLRIVLQSVRDASGESLKGIAMTIQDLTREVELNAAQSRFISNVSHELRTPLCNIKSYVETLHDMGDLLSPEEQKEFLSIANAETDRLSRLVTDVLDLSRLESDRVWQLEPMDLAPAIEQTLRTYRLNAEEKGVTLIFAGDQHLPRVRGNWDLLLQVFDNLVGNALKFTRDGGQLLLRAYPWPDHCPLDPGASPGDNPSCALTSPLPRLRVEIADTGCGISEADQARIFERFFRVENAVHTEAGTGLGLSIVRGILEKHGSQARMASEPGVGTTFWFDLPLEDADGDELQVQVERSSSMADMDKERRTALA encoded by the coding sequence ATGACGCTCAGCGACCCAGGCCAAGCACGCACCGGCACGGCACCAGAGGACTCCCTGAACCAGTGGCGGGCGCGCCTGCGGCGTTGGTGGGCCGAATTCAGCCTGCAGACGAAACTGCTGGCGGTCGCCACTCTCGTGGTGAGCCTGTTGATGACGGGCATCACCTTCCTTGCCCTGAATGGGATCCAGCGCGATGCCCGCATGAGCGACACCCGCTTTGCCCGCGATCTCGGGCTGCTGCTCTCGGCCAACGTCACTCCCCTGGTGGCCGAGGGCAACGACCGCGAACTGGCCTCGGTGGCCGAACGCTTCTGGCAGTCCAGCCGCAGCCTTCGCTACATCTTCTTCGCCGACTCCGACGGCGTGATCTATCTGGGCATTCCCATGGGCGGCAGCACCGGCATGGGTGAGCGGTTGCTCAGCCGCCGCCTGGAGCTGCCGGCCGATATCCAGCGTCGCCCCGACAACCCCCTGATCCGCCAGCACCTCACCCCGGACGGCCAGGTCACCGATGTGTTCGTGCCGATGGTGAGCGACGGCCGCTATCTGGGGGTGGTGGCCCTGGGCATCAACCCCAACGAAACGCTGCTGGCCAGTGCTGCCCTCACCCGTGAAGTCACCGTGGCGGTGTTCATCTCCATCTGGGTGCTGGTGATTCTGGGCTCGGTGTTCAATGCCCTCACCATCACCCAGCCGGTGAAGGAGCTGCTGCGGGGGGTGCGCTCGATCGCCGGCGGCAATTTCGAGACCCGCATCGCCCTGCCTGTGGGGGGTGAACTCGGCGAACTGCTCAACGGCTTCAACACCATGGCCTCCCAGCTGGAGGTCTACAAGGCGGCCAACATCGAGGAACTCACCGCCGCCCAGGTGAAGCAGCAGTCGCTGATCGCCACCATGGCCGATGGGGCTGTGCTGCTCGACGCGGAAGGGCACATCGTGCTCGCCAACCCCACCGCCCGGCGTCTGTTCCGCTGGGAAGGGCGCAATCTGGAGGGCAGCGAGCTGGCCGGCGAACTGCCCGACCGGCTGGCGATGGAACTGCACGATCCGCTGGAGAGCCTGATCCTGAACGAGCGGGACAACACCGAGGTGCGCTGCAGCTTCGGTGATCCCTCCCGCACCCTTCGCATCGTGCTCCAGTCGGTGCGGGATGCCAGCGGCGAGAGCCTCAAAGGCATCGCCATGACCATCCAGGACCTCACCAGGGAGGTGGAGCTGAATGCGGCCCAGAGCCGCTTCATCAGCAATGTCTCCCACGAGCTGCGCACCCCCCTGTGCAACATCAAGAGCTACGTGGAGACGCTCCACGACATGGGAGACCTGCTCAGCCCCGAGGAACAGAAGGAATTCCTGAGCATCGCCAACGCCGAGACCGACCGGCTGTCACGGCTGGTCACCGACGTGCTCGACCTGTCACGGCTGGAATCCGACCGGGTCTGGCAGCTGGAGCCCATGGACCTGGCCCCGGCCATCGAACAGACCCTGCGCACCTACCGGCTGAACGCCGAGGAAAAGGGGGTCACCTTGATCTTCGCCGGCGATCAGCACCTGCCCCGGGTGCGCGGCAACTGGGATCTGCTGCTGCAGGTGTTCGACAACCTGGTGGGCAATGCCCTCAAATTCACCCGTGACGGCGGCCAGCTGCTGCTGCGCGCCTACCCCTGGCCCGACCACTGCCCGCTGGATCCAGGCGCCAGCCCGGGAGACAACCCCTCCTGTGCGCTCACCTCCCCCCTGCCCCGGCTGCGGGTCGAGATCGCCGACACCGGCTGCGGCATTTCCGAAGCCGACCAGGCGCGGATCTTCGAGCGGTTTTTCCGGGTGGAGAACGCCGTTCACACCGAGGCTGGCACCGGGCTGGGACTGTCGATCGTGCGCGGCATTCTCGAGAAACACGGCAGCCAGGCCCGCATGGCCAGTGAGCCCGGGGTGGGCACCACGTTCTGGTTCGACCTGCCGCTGGAGGATGCCGACGGCGATGAATTGCAGGTCCAGGTGGAGCGCTCTTCCTCCATGGCCGACATGGACAAGGAACGGCGCACCGCCTTGGCCTGA